A single Capra hircus breed San Clemente chromosome 13, ASM170441v1, whole genome shotgun sequence DNA region contains:
- the LOC102188299 gene encoding prostaglandin F synthase 1 isoform X2, whose translation MDPTRQKVKLNDGHFIPVLGFGTYAPEAVAKKEALEFTPFSIEVGFRHIDCAHFYQNEEQVGQAIQRKIADGTVKREDIFCTSKLWCTSFRPELVRPALERSLKNLQLDYVDLYIIHFPLALKPGKELLPKDENGKLIFDSVDLCHTWEALEKCKDAGLTKSIGVSNFNHKQLERILNKPGLKYKPVCNQVECHPYLNQRKLLDFCKSHEIVLVAYAALGSQRVKEWVNPNHPVLLEDPVLSAIAQKHKKTAALVALRYQIQRGVVVLAKGNNKKWIKENMQVLDFELTPEDMKATNGINRNIRYYEFLP comes from the exons GTTGCTAAGAAGGAAGCTCTGGAATTCACCCCATTCTCTATAGAGGTTGGGTTCCGCCATATTGACTGTGCTCATTTTTACCAAAATGAAGAGCAGGTTGGACAGGCCATTCAAAGGAAGATTGCAGATGGCACTGTGAAGAGAGAAGACATATTCTGCACTTCAAAG CTTTGGTGCACATCCTTTCGACCAGAGTTGGTCCGACCAGCCTTGGAAAGGTCACTGAAAAATCTTCAACTGGACTATGTTGATCTCTATATTATTCATTTTCCACTGGCTCTGAAG CCAGGGAAGGAATTACTTCCAAAAGATGAAAATGGAAAACTGATATTTGACTCAGTGGATCTCTGTCACACGTGGGAG gccctggagaAGTGTAAGGATGCAGGGCTGACCAAGTCCATCGGGGTGTCCAACTTCAACCACAAGCAGCTGGAGAGGATCCTGAACAAGCCGGGGCTCAAGTACAAGCCCGTCTGCAACCAG GTGGAATGTCACCCTTATCTCAACCAGAGGAAACTGTTGGATTTCTGCAAGTCACATGAAATCGTTCTTGTTGCCTATGCTGCTCTGGGATCCCAACGAGTAAAAGAATG GGTGAACCCAAACCACCCCGTTCTCCTGGAGGACCCGGTTCTCTCTGCCATTGCTCAAAAGCACAAGAAAACAGCAGCTCTGGTTGCCCTTCGCTACCAGATACAACGTGGGGTTGTGGTTCTGGCCAAGGGTAACAACAAGAAGTGGATCAAAGAGAACATGCAG gTGCTTGACTTTGAACTGACTCcagaagacatgaaagcaaccaatGGCATCAATAGAAACATAAGATATTACGAATTTCTACCATAA
- the LOC102188299 gene encoding prostaglandin F synthase 1 isoform X1, which translates to MDPTRQKVKLNDGHFIPVLGFGTYAPEAVAKKEALEFTPFSIEVGFRHIDCAHFYQNEEQVGQAIQRKIADGTVKREDIFCTSKLWCTSFRPELVRPALERSLKNLQLDYVDLYIIHFPLALKPGKELLPKDENGKLIFDSVDLCHTWEALEKCKDAGLTKSIGVSNFNHKQLERILNKPGLKYKPVCNQVECHPYLNQRKLLDFCKSHEIVLVAYAALGSQRVKEWVNPNHPVLLEDPVLSAIAQKHKKTAALVALRYQIQRGVVVLAKGNNKKWIKENMQVFEFELTPEDMKAIDGLNRNIRYYEFQPQGKNYTQKMKMEN; encoded by the exons GTTGCTAAGAAGGAAGCTCTGGAATTCACCCCATTCTCTATAGAGGTTGGGTTCCGCCATATTGACTGTGCTCATTTTTACCAAAATGAAGAGCAGGTTGGACAGGCCATTCAAAGGAAGATTGCAGATGGCACTGTGAAGAGAGAAGACATATTCTGCACTTCAAAG CTTTGGTGCACATCCTTTCGACCAGAGTTGGTCCGACCAGCCTTGGAAAGGTCACTGAAAAATCTTCAACTGGACTATGTTGATCTCTATATTATTCATTTTCCACTGGCTCTGAAG CCAGGGAAGGAATTACTTCCAAAAGATGAAAATGGAAAACTGATATTTGACTCAGTGGATCTCTGTCACACGTGGGAG gccctggagaAGTGTAAGGATGCAGGGCTGACCAAGTCCATCGGGGTGTCCAACTTCAACCACAAGCAGCTGGAGAGGATCCTGAACAAGCCGGGGCTCAAGTACAAGCCCGTCTGCAACCAG GTGGAATGTCACCCTTATCTCAACCAGAGGAAACTGTTGGATTTCTGCAAGTCACATGAAATCGTTCTTGTTGCCTATGCTGCTCTGGGATCCCAACGAGTAAAAGAATG GGTGAACCCAAACCACCCCGTTCTCCTGGAGGACCCGGTTCTCTCTGCCATTGCTCAAAAGCACAAGAAAACAGCAGCTCTGGTTGCCCTTCGCTACCAGATACAACGTGGGGTTGTGGTTCTGGCCAAGGGTAACAACAAGAAGTGGATCAAAGAGAACATGCAG gTGTTTGAGTTTGAACTGACTCCAGAAGACATGAAAGCAATCGATGGCCTCAACAGAAATATAAGATATTACGAATTTCAACC ACAGGGAAAGAATTATACCCAAAAGATGAAAATGGAAAACTGA